The following are from one region of the Oncorhynchus kisutch isolate 150728-3 unplaced genomic scaffold, Okis_V2 Okis03b-Okis08b_hom, whole genome shotgun sequence genome:
- the LOC109877165 gene encoding NAD-dependent protein deacetylase sirtuin-3 has translation MTYFMSSPLVYKGRLYLYHTITSSTARFIKLKHQQQRTLFLAPRQRDVHGLRPSQDRTVWWPGFRGLFCRGGVEDSKQQTLEDLTKNIRGGQYKRIIVMAGAGISTPSGIPDFRSPGSGLYDNLQQYNLPYAEAIFEINYFHHNPNPFFALAKELYPGNYQPNLTHYFIRLLHDKGQLLRMYTQNIDGLERLAGIPPEKLVEAHGSFATATCTVCLRVYKGEELRPDIMKGTVPKCPTCKGVVKPDIVFFGEELPPHYFSYLKDFPLADLLIIMGTSLEVEPFASLAGAVRDSVPRLLINRDLVGPFAWGTTRQNDVAQLGDVVGGVQMLADVLGWNHQLEALMAANAKKATEEEE, from the exons ATGACTTATTTCATGTCCTCCCCACTGGTCTACAAGGGCAGGTTATATCTGTATCATACTATTACATCGAGTACAGCTAGATTCATCAAACTCAAAC ATCAACAGCAAAGAACATTATTCCTCGCTCCAAGGCAAAGGGATGTCCACGGTCTACGTCCAAGCCAAGACAGGACAGTCTGGTGGCCTGGGTTTCGAGGACTGTTCtgtagaggaggagtggaggactcCAAGCAGCAGACGCTAGAGGACCTCACTAAGAACATCAGAGGCGGACAGTACAAGAGGATCATAGTGATGGCAGGGGCTGGGATCAGCACACCTAGTGGTATCCCAGACTTCAG GTCCCCTGGCAGTGGTCTCTATGACAACCTCCAGCAGTATAATCTTCCTTACGCAGAAGCCATCTTCGAGATCAACTACTTCCATCACAACCCCAATCCTTTCTTTGCCCTGGCCAAAGAGCTGTACCCAGGCAACTACCAACCCAACCTCACACACTATTTCATACGTCTCCTTCATGACAAGGGCCAGCTCCTCAGAATGTACACGCAGAATATCGACGGCCTGGAGAGAC TGGCAGGAATCCCCCCTGAGAAACTGGTGGAGGCACATGGCTCGTTTGCTACTGCTACCTGTACTGTGTGTCTCAGAGTCTACAAGGGGGAGGAGCTACGT CCTGACATTATGAAGGGGACAGTCCCTAAATGTCCCACTTGTAAGGGTGTGGTGAAGCCTGACATTGTCTTCTTTGGGGAGGAACTACCTCCTCACTACTTCAGCTACCTGAAGGACTTTCCCCTGGCAGACCTCCTCATTATCATGGGTACCTCTCTGGAG GTGGAGCCCTTTGCCAGTCTGGCCGGAGCTGTGAGGGACTCTGTCCCTCGCCTACTTATCAACAGAGACCTGGTGGGGCCCTTCGCTTGGGGGACCACGCGACAGAATGATGTGGCCCAGCTAGGGGATGTGGTCGGTGGGGTGCAGATGCTGGCTGATGTCCTGGGCTGGAACCACCAGCTGGAGGCTCTCATGGCTGCCAATGCTAAGAAG Gctacagaggaggaggaatga
- the LOC109886365 gene encoding 26S proteasome non-ATPase regulatory subunit 13, with translation MKDVTGYLKTQQSISSTPEMASEWHTLEEFYNKKLWHQLTLKLTDFVKDPCFATGDGLIQLYDNFLSDFDHRINPLSLVEIILYVARQMTDPKDAITFLEKTKEKVKSNDESVILCKTSIGALKLEINDLPATKILIEEVEETLNNLPGVTSVHGRFYDLSSKYYRIVGNHASYYKDALRYLGCVDIKDLPETEKQERAFTLGLAGLLGEGVYNFGELLMHPVLESLRSTDKQWLIDTLYSFNGGNVEKFQAYKSAWGAQPDLAANEAKLMQKIQLLCVMEMTFTRPANNRQLTFHEIGQSAKIPVNEVELLVMKALSVGLIKGNIDEVDQKVQMTWVQPRVLDLQQIKGMKDRLDLWCGDVKNMAVLVEQQAHDILT, from the exons ATGAAAGATGTTACCGGGTATCTCAAAACGCAACAGAGCATCAGTTCGACTCCGGAGATGGCATCGGAATGGCACACACTAGAGGAGTTTTACAACAAAAA GTTGTGGCATCAGTTGACCCTAAAGCTCACAGACTTTGTAAAAGACCCTTGCTTTGCCACAGGAGATGGCCTCATACAACTGTACGATAACTTCCTCAGTGACTTTGACCACAG AATCAACCCCCTGTCTCTGGTGGAGATCATCCTGTATGTTGCCAGACAGATGACCG ATCCTAAAGATGCTATCACTTTCCTTGAGAAGACGAAGGAGAAGGTGAAGAGCAACGATGAGTCGGTCATTCTGTGCAAGACATCTATTGGAGCCCTTAAACTGGAGATAAATGACCTTCCAGCCACAAAG ATATTAattgaggaggtggaggagacgcTGAATAACTTGCCGGGTGTGACGTCAGTCCACGGGCGATTCTACGACCTGTCCAGCAAATACTACCGCATTGTGGGGAACCACGCCTCTTACTACAAGGACGCTCTGCGCTACCTTGGCTGTGTCGACATCAAAGACCTGCCAG agacagagaagcaggaGAGGGCTTTCACACTGGGTCTGGCTGGACTCTTAGGAGAAGGAGTTTACAACTTCGGAGAGCTG CTGATGCACCCAGTACTGGAGTCCCTAAGGAGCACAGACAAGCAGTGGCTGATAGACACATTGTACTCCTTCAACGGAGGCAACGTGGAGAAGTTCCAGGCCTACAAGTCTGCCTGGGGAGCGCAG CCTGACCTGGCAGCCAACGAAGCCAAACTGATGCAGAAGATTCAGCTGTTGTGTGTGATGGAG ATGACGTTCACTCGTCCCGCCAACAACAGACAGCTGACCTTCCATGAGATTGGACAGAGTGCCAAGATCCCCGTGAACGAG GTGGAGCTGCTAGTGATGAAAGCTCTGTCTGTGGGTCTGATCAAAGGAAACATTGACGAGGTGGACCAGAAGGTTCAGATGACCTGGGTGCAGCCCCGAGTACTGGACCTGCAGCAG ATCAAGGGCATGAAGGACCGGTTGGACCTCTGGTGTGGGGATGTGAAAAACATGGCTGTGTTGGTGGAACAGCAGGCCCACGATATCCTCACCtag